AAGGCGACACCGTCTTCCACACCGCCACGGCACTACGGACCGCTCTGGCGGGAAAATCCTTGACTCGATGCGATATTCGCGTTCCGCGCTATGCCACCGTCGATCTCACCGGGCAGGTCGTCGACGAGGTGCTGAGCCGGGGAAAGCACCTGTTCATCCGGGTGGGTCCGGCCAGCATTCACTCTCACCTCAAGATGGAGGGCAGCTGGCGCATCGGGTGGTCCAAAGTCGCGCCGCACCGCATCCGCGCCTTGCTGGAGACCGCCGACACCCGGGCCACCGGAATCGACCTCGGCGTCCTCGAAGTCCTGGACCGCGACATCGACATGGAAGCGGTCGAGCACCTCGGTCCGGACCTGCTCGGCCCTGACTGGGAGCCGCGCACCGCGGCAGCCAATCTGACCGCCGATCCCGGACGACCGCTGGCCCCGACCCTGCTTGATCAGCGGGTGATGGCCGGTGTCGGCAATGTCTACTGCAACGAACTGTGTTTCGTGTTCGGACGGCTGCCGACGTCACCCGTCAGCACCCTGCCCGATCCACTGCGCGTCGTGCAGCGCGCCCGGGACATGCTGTGGCTCAACCGGTCCCGGTGGAACCGCACCACCACCGG
Above is a window of Mycolicibacterium boenickei DNA encoding:
- the nei2 gene encoding endonuclease VIII Nei2; amino-acid sequence: MPEGDTVFHTATALRTALAGKSLTRCDIRVPRYATVDLTGQVVDEVLSRGKHLFIRVGPASIHSHLKMEGSWRIGWSKVAPHRIRALLETADTRATGIDLGVLEVLDRDIDMEAVEHLGPDLLGPDWEPRTAAANLTADPGRPLAPTLLDQRVMAGVGNVYCNELCFVFGRLPTSPVSTLPDPLRVVQRARDMLWLNRSRWNRTTTGDTRPGRQLWVYGRAGEPCRRCGTLIETDAGGERVTYWCPSCQT